A window from Theobroma cacao cultivar B97-61/B2 chromosome 3, Criollo_cocoa_genome_V2, whole genome shotgun sequence encodes these proteins:
- the LOC18604756 gene encoding uncharacterized protein LOC18604756: MLFSLSAMEDSPRIQMEKASKIIRRSIYTFLQNYHYLTATAALLAFPYSASILLSQLFVPSSPLLPTIHNRLRILFQAAGFPPSSEFFTVLSFKISQTISSSIFALPFTLSFLLIAKASIIQLLNHHKPNLPPSFSSVIPLYKPLLATYICNFLLLLSANATAFSLLFFAFNFLEGFGFTSPSWLLFLSAAGAVLYSIILANALIICNLALVSSGMERSGGYMAILKACVLIRGRTSTALTLAVPVNLVLAAIEALFHYRVVRAFHTGDVTSFPMASEGILIAFLYSTFVVLDSVVSCMFFKSCKTGSLVDQEGRHSYRIEIAEEDGNAYVKLKNIEQLP, encoded by the coding sequence ATGCTTTTCTCCCTCTCAGCAATGGAAGACAGCCCAAGAATTCAGATGGAGAAGGCCAGCAAGATCATAAGAAGATCAATCTACACCTTCCTTCAAAACTATCACTACCTCACGGCCACTGCTGCACTTCTTGCTTTTCCCTACTCCGCCTCAATTCTCCTTTCGCAACTCTTTGTTCCCTCCTCTCCTCTCTTGCCGACTATTCACAACCGTCTCAGGATTCTTTTCCAGGCTGCTGGCTTCCCTCCTTCCTCAGAGTTCTTCACAGTTCTCAGTTTCAAGATTTCCCAAACCATCTCTTCCTCCATCTTTGCGCTCCCTTTCACCCTCTCTTTCCTCCTCATAGCCAAAGCCTCCATAATTCAGCTTCTCAACCACCATAAACCAAACCTGCCGCCTTCCTTCTCTTCAGTTATACCCCTTTACAAGCCTCTCCTGGCCACATACATAtgcaattttcttttactGCTCTCAGCAAATGCGACAGCCTTCTCCCTCCTCTTCTTTGCCTTCAATTTTCTCGAAGGGTTTGGATTCACGTCTCCCAGCTGGCTCCTCTTCCTGTCAGCTGCAGGGGCTGTTCTTTATTCCATCATTCTTGCCAATGCCCTCATAATATGCAACTTAGCGTTGGTTTCATCAGGGATGGAAAGATCCGGTGGATATATGGCAATTCTCAAGGCTTGTGTTCTGATAAGGGGAAGAACTTCAACTGCTTTAACATTGGCAGTACCTGTCAATCTGGTCCTGGCAGCTATCGAAGCCCTGTTCCATTACCGCGTTGTGAGAGCTTTTCATACTGGAGATGTGACCAGCTTTCCAATGGCTTCagaagggattttaattgctTTCTTGTACTCCACATTTGTTGTTCTTGATAGTGTTGTGAGTTGCATGTTCTTCAAAAGCTGCAAGACGGGTTCTTTAGTAGACCAGGAAGGCAGACACTCTTACAGGATTGAAATTGCAGAGGAAGATGGTAATGCTTATGTGAAGTTGAAGAATATTGAACAACTCCCATAA
- the LOC18604757 gene encoding formin-like protein 20 isoform X1, with the protein MALFRRFFYRKPPDRLLEISERVYVFDCCFSTDVLEEDEYKVYMGGIVAQLQDYFPDASFMVFNFREGERRSQISDILSQYDMTVMDYPRQYEGCPLLPLEMIHHFLRSSESWLSLEGQQNVLLMHCERGGWPVLAFMLAGLLLYRKQYNGEQKTLEMVYKQAPRELLQLLSPLNPQPSQLRYLQYISRRNLSSDWPPSDTPLFLDCLILRVLPLFEGRKGCMPVIRVYGQDPKTPANRSSKLLFSTSKTKKQVRHFPQEECALVKIDIHCRVQGDVVLECINLDEDLLREEMIFRVMFHTAFVRANILMLNRDEIDVLWDAKDQFPKDFRTEVLFTDPDAVVPRLTKVVASEDGNEIESASPEEFFEVEEIFSNAVDVLEGKVDDESPIVHNNKPDSREQKDVWREDVDPPTFQDCASDDGNHKQDVKVDSSVDAVKDIAVDDVNYKLNKKMDSDLNAVKDIAVDDGDIKVSSVVFTVDVLRDKETKEVTEDVLGKLEEMEDKGNTEDTVPLKNSESKMTQQRLKTDVSKPNSEKVLLVSKKQAGLGPKPASDSVLVKPKSKQLEPQGPPARQAKANAISRWIPPNKGSYTNSMHVSYPPSRYNSAPPVLSSSVALKESNSNANLKGSTGAVISKDVSSEQRSQKADPTKPSDSPKEIPTTPIVPTSPPGLQQTVSVPPSPPPQPSSSPPPPPPPPPLRSLFLVSPSFQENATTIPPPPPPPPVIGNAVSRMSLAAPPPPPPPPPPYRAANVLSIGMVSQSALAAPPPPPPPPPFSKKQTAAPVLPPPPPWNSGYSSASPTIICSPPPPPPPPPPPPVSALGTSKLGNVPPPPPPPPSPIQGAMASSSIRGVPSPPPPPPPPLRGAPSPPAPPPPPPPPLLTRHGVAPFPPPPPPPPQYGVLPPAPPPPPPRHGASQPPSPPPPMSGGPPPPKSGAPPPPPPPVRGVPPLPPPFGSPPPPPPPARGTPAPPPPPLRGAPPPPVGGAPPPPPPPGGRAPGPPPPPGTPGGAPPPPPPLGARAGDMRGRGRGLSRPAAATAPRRSSLKPLHWSKVTRAIQGSLWEELQRHGEPQIAPEFDVSELETLFSAVVPKPADSGGKSGGRRKSVGSKTDKVHLIDLRRANNTEIMLTKVKMPLSDMMAAVLAMDDTVLDVDQVENLIKFCPTKEEMELLKGYTGDKENLGKCEQYFLELMKVPRVESKLRVFSFKIQFGSQISEFKKSLNTVNSACDEVRNSIKLKEIMKKILYLGNTLNQGTARGSAIGFKLDSLLKLTDTRASNSKMTLMHYLCKVLAAKTPALLDVHLEFVSLEAATKIQLKSLAEEMQAIIKGLEKVKQELDASQNDGPVSEVFRKTLKEFISVAEMEVESVKTLYSVVGRNADALALYFGEDPARCPFEQVTATLLNFVRLFRKAHEENVKQAELEKKKADKEAEMEKAKGINLTKKGAK; encoded by the exons ATGGCGCTGTTCAGACGCTTCTTTTATCGGAAGCCGCCGGATCGGCTTCTCGAGATCTCCGAACGTGTCTACG TATTTGACTGTTGCTTCTCCACGGATGTATTGGAAGAAGATGAGTACAAGGTGTATATGGGTGGCATTGTGGCGCAGCTACAAGACTACTTTCCTGATGCTTCTTTCATGGTGTTTAATTTCAGAGAAGGGGAGAGGCGGAGCCAAATTTCAGACATTTTGTCCCAGTATGACATGACTGTTATGGATTACCCACGGCAATATGAGGGTTGTCCGCTGCTGCCTCTTGAAATGATTCATCACTTCCTTCGATCAAGTGAAAGCTGGTTGTCATTGGAAGGGCAGCAGAATGTCCTTTTGATGCACTGTGAAAGAGGAGGATGGCCCGTACTTGCTTTCATGCTTGCTGGTCTTCTGTTATATCGAAAGCAGTACAATGGTGAGCAGAAGACTCTCGAAATGGTCTACAAGCAAGCTCCTAGGGAGCTTCTCCAGCTTTTGTCTCCTTTGAACCCGCAGCCTTCACAGTTGAGATATCTTCAGTATATTTCAAGAAGAAATTTGAGTTCTGATTGGCCTCCCTCAGATACTCCTCTATTTTTGGATTGCCTAATTCTTAGAGTTCTTCCGCTCTTTGAAGGGAGAAAAGGGTGCATGCCAGTTATACGAGTTTATGGCCAGGACCCCAAAACACCAGCCAATAGAAGTTCTAAGCTTCTGTTTTCAACCTCAAAGACAAAAAAACAAGTTCGTCACTTCCCACAG GAAGAGTGTGCGTTGGTGAAAATAGATATTCATTGCCGTGTTCAAGGGGATGTGGTGCTTGAGTGCATCAATTTGGATGAAGATTTGTTACGTGAAGAGATGATATTCAGAGTTATGTTTCACACAGCGTTTGTtcgagcaaatattttaatgctCAACCGTGATGAAATTGATGTGTTGTGGGATGCCAAGGACCAATTCCCAAAGGACTTTAGAACAGAG GTACTTTTTACGGACCCTGATGCAGTTGTTCCTCGTCTCACCAAAGTCGTGGCAAGTGAAGATGGGAATGAGATAGAAAGTGCTTCACCAGAGGAATTTTTTGAGGTGGAAGAGATCTTCAGCAATGCAGTTGATGTGCTTGAAGGAAAGGTGGATGATGAGAGTCCTATAGTTCACAACAACAAGCCAGATAGTAGAGAGCAGAAAGATGTCTGGAGGGAGGATGTGGATCCTCCTACATTTCAAGATTGTGCATCAGATGATGGGAATCACAAACAGGATGTGAAGGTTGATTCTAGTGTAGATGCGGTGAAGGACATAGCTGTGGATGATgtgaattataaattaaataagaagATGGATTCTGACCTAAATGCAGTGAAAGACATAGCTGTTGATGATGGAGACATCAAGGTCAGTTCAGTGGTATTTACCGTTGATGTGCTGAGAGACAAAGAAACCAAGGAAGTGACAGAAGATGTGCTTGGCAAATTGGAAGAGATGGAAGATAAGGGCAATACAGAAGACACTGTTCCACTGAAGAATTCAGAATCTAAGATGACACAGCAAAGGTTAAAAACTGATGTTTCCAAACCTAATTCTGAGAAAGTACTGcttgtttcaaaaaaacaGGCTGGGCTGGGTCCAAAACCAGCTTCAGATTCAGTTCTGGTGAAGCCAAAGAGCAAGCAACTAGAACCTCAGGGTCCTCCTGCAAGACAAGCAAAGGCAAATGCCATATCTCGGTGGATCCCTCCAAACAAAGGCTCTTATACCAATTCAATGCATGTATCATATCCACCGTCAAGATATAATAGTGCACCGCCTGTCCTTTCCAGTAGTGTGGCTTTGAAGGAATCTAATTCAAATGCCAATCTAAAAGGCTCTACTGGAGCTGTGATTTCAAAGGATGTTTCATCTGAGCAAAGAAGTCAGAAGGCCGACCCTACTAAGCCTTCAGACTCTCCAAAGGAAATACCTACAACTCCAATAGTTCCAACATCACCACCTGGTTTGCAACAAACGGTGTCTGTTCCACCTAGCCCTCCACCTCAACCTTCATCATCCCCACCACCTCCTCCTCCCCCACCTCCACTGAGATCTTTGTTCTTGGTTTCCCCATCTTTTCAGGAAAATGCAACAACCATACCTCCCCCACCTCCTCCCCCTCCAGTGATAGGTAATGCTGTTTCTAGAATGTCTCTTGCAGCGCCACCTCCACCTCCACCTCCCCCTCCACCTTACAGAGCAGCAAATGTACTGAGTATTGGGATGGTTTCACAAAGTGCACTGGCAGCTCCTCCTCCTCCCCCTCCCCCTCCCCCATTTTCTAAAAAGCAGACTGCTGCACCGGTGTtgcctcctccaccaccttgGAATTCTGGGTATTCTTCAGCTTCCCCTACCATAATATGTTCTCcacctcctcctcctccaCCACCCCCTCCTCCTCCTGTCAGTGCATTAGGTACATCAAAACTTGGTAATGTTCCTCCTCCCCCTCCCCCTCCCCCTTCCCCAATTCAAGGTGCTATGGCTTCGTCTTCCATTCGTGGAGTGCCATCGCCCCCTCCACCCCCACCCCCTCCATTGCGTGGAGCTCCATCTCCACCtgcaccaccaccaccaccaccaccaccactgCTTACTAGACATGGAGTTGCTCCATTCCCACCCCCACCGCCACCTCCTCCTCAGTACGGAGTCTTGCCACCtgcaccaccaccaccacctcctcGTCATGGAGCTTCTCAACCACCATCACCACCCCCACCAATGTCTGGTGGCCCACCTCCTCCCAAATCAGGAGCCCCTCCTCCACCCCCTCCCCCAGTGCGTGGAGTGCCACCTCTGCCTCCTCCATTTGGATCCCCACCCCCACCACCTCCCCCTGCTCGTGGCACACCAGCACCACCCCCACCTCCTTTACGTGGAGCTCCTCCACCTCCTGTAGGTGGAGCACCACCTCCACCGCCACCTCCTGGAGGTCGAGCTCCTGGCCCTCCACCTCCGCCTGGAACTCCTGGTGGTGCACCTCCTCCACCTCCACCCTTGGGTGCCAGAGCAGGTGACATGAGAGGAAGAGGGCGTGGGCTCTCGCGTCCAGCAGCGGCTACAGCACCTCGGAGATCTTCCTTAAAGCCTTTACATTGGAGCAAGGTCACGAGGGCAATACAAGGAAGCTTGTGGGAAGAATTGCAAAGACATGGAGAGCCTCAAAT TGCGCCAGAATTTGATGTGTCAGAACTTGAGACTCTTTTCTCTGCAGTTGTTCCTAAACCTGCTGATTCAGGGGGTAAATCTGGAGGGCGGCGCAAGTCAGTTGGATCAAAAACTGACAAAGTCCACCTG ATTGACTTGAGGAGGGCCAACAACACTGAAATTATGCTCACTAAAGTTAAGATGCCACTTTCTGATATGATG GCTGCAGTGCTAGCGATGGATGATACGGTATTAGATGTTGATCAGGTGGAAAATCTCATAAAATTTTGTCCAACTAAAGAGGAAATGGAACTTCTCAAG GGCTACACTGGTGACAAGGAGAATCTAGGGAAGTGTGAACAG TACTTCTTGGAGCTGATGAAAGTGCCACGAGTAGAGTCAAAATTAAGAGTGTTTTCTTTCAAGATTCAGTTTGGCTCTCAG ATTTCTGAATTTAAGAAGAGCTTAAACACTGTAAATTCTGCGTGTGATGAG GTTCGAAATTCCATTAAATTGAAGGAGATTATGAAGAAAATTCTCTATCTGGGAAATACTTTGAACCAAGGAACTGCAAGGG GTTCTGCTATTGGATTTAAGTTGGACAGTCTTCTAAAGCTCACAGATACACGTGCTTCTAACAGCAAGATGACGCTAATGCATTATCTTTGCAAG GTCCTAGCTGCCAAGACGCCAGCACTTTTAGATGTTCACCTGGAATTTGTTAGCCTTGAGGCTGCAACTAAG attcaattaaaatctttAGCAGAAGAAATGCAAGCTATAATTAAGGGCTTAGAAAAGGTTAAGCAGGAGTTGGATGCCTCTCAAAATGACGGTCCTGTGTCCGAAGTTTTCCGGAAG aCCTTGAAGGAATTCATTTCTGTTGCTGAAATGGAGGTTGAATCCGTAAAAACTCTATATTCTGTGGTG GGTAGAAATGCAGATGCACTTGCACTCTATTTTGGTGAGGATCCTGCCCGATGCCCGTTTGAGCAAG TTACTGCAACACTATTAAACTTTGTGAGGTTGTTTCGAAAAGCACATGAAGAGAATGTGAAGCAGGCTGaattggagaagaagaaagctgACAAGGAGGCTGAAATGGAGAAGGCTAAGGGAATTAACCTTACAAAGAAGGGTGCCAAATAG
- the LOC18604757 gene encoding formin-like protein 20 isoform X2: MALFRRFFYRKPPDRLLEISERVYVFDCCFSTDVLEEDEYKVYMGGIVAQLQDYFPDASFMVFNFREGERRSQISDILSQYDMTVMDYPRQYEGCPLLPLEMIHHFLRSSESWLSLEGQQNVLLMHCERGGWPVLAFMLAGLLLYRKQYNGEQKTLEMVYKQAPRELLQLLSPLNPQPSQLRYLQYISRRNLSSDWPPSDTPLFLDCLILRVLPLFEGRKGCMPVIRVYGQDPKTPANRSSKLLFSTSKTKKQVRHFPQEECALVKIDIHCRVQGDVVLECINLDEDLLREEMIFRVMFHTAFVRANILMLNRDEIDVLWDAKDQFPKDFRTEVLFTDPDAVVPRLTKVVASEDGNEIESASPEEFFEVEEIFSNAVDVLEGKVDDESPIVHNNKPDSREQKDVWREDVDPPTFQDCASDDGNHKQDVKVDSSVDAVKDIAVDDVNYKLNKKMDSDLNAVKDIAVDDGDIKVSSVVFTVDVLRDKETKEVTEDVLGKLEEMEDKGNTEDTVPLKNSESKMTQQRLKTDVSKPNSEKVLLVSKKQAGLGPKPASDSVLVKPKSKQLEPQGPPARQAKANAISRWIPPNKGSYTNSMHVSYPPSRYNSAPPVLSSSVALKESNSNANLKGSTGAVISKDVSSEQRSQKADPTKPSDSPKEIPTTPIVPTSPPGLQQTVSVPPSPPPQPSSSPPPPPPPPPLRSLFLVSPSFQENATTIPPPPPPPPVIGNAVSRMSLAAPPPPPPPPPPYRAANVLSIGMVSQSALAAPPPPPPPPPFSKKQTAAPVLPPPPPWNSGYSSASPTIICSPPPPPPPPPPPPVSALGTSKLGNVPPPPPPPPSPIQGAMASSSIRGVPSPPPPPPPPLRGAPSPPAPPPPPPPPLLTRHGVAPFPPPPPPPPQYGVLPPAPPPPPPRHGASQPPSPPPPMSGGPPPPKSGAPPPPPPPVRGVPPLPPPFGSPPPPPPPARGTPAPPPPPLRGAPPPPVGGAPPPPPPPGGRAPGPPPPPGTPGGAPPPPPPLGARAGDMRGRGRGLSRPAAATAPRRSSLKPLHWSKVTRAIQGSLWEELQRHGEPQIAPEFDVSELETLFSAVVPKPADSGGKSGGRRKSVGSKTDKVHLIDLRRANNTEIMLTKVKMPLSDMMAAVLAMDDTVLDVDQVENLIKFCPTKEEMELLKGYTGDKENLGKCEQYFLELMKVPRVESKLRVFSFKIQFGSQVWRFLNLRRA; this comes from the exons ATGGCGCTGTTCAGACGCTTCTTTTATCGGAAGCCGCCGGATCGGCTTCTCGAGATCTCCGAACGTGTCTACG TATTTGACTGTTGCTTCTCCACGGATGTATTGGAAGAAGATGAGTACAAGGTGTATATGGGTGGCATTGTGGCGCAGCTACAAGACTACTTTCCTGATGCTTCTTTCATGGTGTTTAATTTCAGAGAAGGGGAGAGGCGGAGCCAAATTTCAGACATTTTGTCCCAGTATGACATGACTGTTATGGATTACCCACGGCAATATGAGGGTTGTCCGCTGCTGCCTCTTGAAATGATTCATCACTTCCTTCGATCAAGTGAAAGCTGGTTGTCATTGGAAGGGCAGCAGAATGTCCTTTTGATGCACTGTGAAAGAGGAGGATGGCCCGTACTTGCTTTCATGCTTGCTGGTCTTCTGTTATATCGAAAGCAGTACAATGGTGAGCAGAAGACTCTCGAAATGGTCTACAAGCAAGCTCCTAGGGAGCTTCTCCAGCTTTTGTCTCCTTTGAACCCGCAGCCTTCACAGTTGAGATATCTTCAGTATATTTCAAGAAGAAATTTGAGTTCTGATTGGCCTCCCTCAGATACTCCTCTATTTTTGGATTGCCTAATTCTTAGAGTTCTTCCGCTCTTTGAAGGGAGAAAAGGGTGCATGCCAGTTATACGAGTTTATGGCCAGGACCCCAAAACACCAGCCAATAGAAGTTCTAAGCTTCTGTTTTCAACCTCAAAGACAAAAAAACAAGTTCGTCACTTCCCACAG GAAGAGTGTGCGTTGGTGAAAATAGATATTCATTGCCGTGTTCAAGGGGATGTGGTGCTTGAGTGCATCAATTTGGATGAAGATTTGTTACGTGAAGAGATGATATTCAGAGTTATGTTTCACACAGCGTTTGTtcgagcaaatattttaatgctCAACCGTGATGAAATTGATGTGTTGTGGGATGCCAAGGACCAATTCCCAAAGGACTTTAGAACAGAG GTACTTTTTACGGACCCTGATGCAGTTGTTCCTCGTCTCACCAAAGTCGTGGCAAGTGAAGATGGGAATGAGATAGAAAGTGCTTCACCAGAGGAATTTTTTGAGGTGGAAGAGATCTTCAGCAATGCAGTTGATGTGCTTGAAGGAAAGGTGGATGATGAGAGTCCTATAGTTCACAACAACAAGCCAGATAGTAGAGAGCAGAAAGATGTCTGGAGGGAGGATGTGGATCCTCCTACATTTCAAGATTGTGCATCAGATGATGGGAATCACAAACAGGATGTGAAGGTTGATTCTAGTGTAGATGCGGTGAAGGACATAGCTGTGGATGATgtgaattataaattaaataagaagATGGATTCTGACCTAAATGCAGTGAAAGACATAGCTGTTGATGATGGAGACATCAAGGTCAGTTCAGTGGTATTTACCGTTGATGTGCTGAGAGACAAAGAAACCAAGGAAGTGACAGAAGATGTGCTTGGCAAATTGGAAGAGATGGAAGATAAGGGCAATACAGAAGACACTGTTCCACTGAAGAATTCAGAATCTAAGATGACACAGCAAAGGTTAAAAACTGATGTTTCCAAACCTAATTCTGAGAAAGTACTGcttgtttcaaaaaaacaGGCTGGGCTGGGTCCAAAACCAGCTTCAGATTCAGTTCTGGTGAAGCCAAAGAGCAAGCAACTAGAACCTCAGGGTCCTCCTGCAAGACAAGCAAAGGCAAATGCCATATCTCGGTGGATCCCTCCAAACAAAGGCTCTTATACCAATTCAATGCATGTATCATATCCACCGTCAAGATATAATAGTGCACCGCCTGTCCTTTCCAGTAGTGTGGCTTTGAAGGAATCTAATTCAAATGCCAATCTAAAAGGCTCTACTGGAGCTGTGATTTCAAAGGATGTTTCATCTGAGCAAAGAAGTCAGAAGGCCGACCCTACTAAGCCTTCAGACTCTCCAAAGGAAATACCTACAACTCCAATAGTTCCAACATCACCACCTGGTTTGCAACAAACGGTGTCTGTTCCACCTAGCCCTCCACCTCAACCTTCATCATCCCCACCACCTCCTCCTCCCCCACCTCCACTGAGATCTTTGTTCTTGGTTTCCCCATCTTTTCAGGAAAATGCAACAACCATACCTCCCCCACCTCCTCCCCCTCCAGTGATAGGTAATGCTGTTTCTAGAATGTCTCTTGCAGCGCCACCTCCACCTCCACCTCCCCCTCCACCTTACAGAGCAGCAAATGTACTGAGTATTGGGATGGTTTCACAAAGTGCACTGGCAGCTCCTCCTCCTCCCCCTCCCCCTCCCCCATTTTCTAAAAAGCAGACTGCTGCACCGGTGTtgcctcctccaccaccttgGAATTCTGGGTATTCTTCAGCTTCCCCTACCATAATATGTTCTCcacctcctcctcctccaCCACCCCCTCCTCCTCCTGTCAGTGCATTAGGTACATCAAAACTTGGTAATGTTCCTCCTCCCCCTCCCCCTCCCCCTTCCCCAATTCAAGGTGCTATGGCTTCGTCTTCCATTCGTGGAGTGCCATCGCCCCCTCCACCCCCACCCCCTCCATTGCGTGGAGCTCCATCTCCACCtgcaccaccaccaccaccaccaccaccactgCTTACTAGACATGGAGTTGCTCCATTCCCACCCCCACCGCCACCTCCTCCTCAGTACGGAGTCTTGCCACCtgcaccaccaccaccacctcctcGTCATGGAGCTTCTCAACCACCATCACCACCCCCACCAATGTCTGGTGGCCCACCTCCTCCCAAATCAGGAGCCCCTCCTCCACCCCCTCCCCCAGTGCGTGGAGTGCCACCTCTGCCTCCTCCATTTGGATCCCCACCCCCACCACCTCCCCCTGCTCGTGGCACACCAGCACCACCCCCACCTCCTTTACGTGGAGCTCCTCCACCTCCTGTAGGTGGAGCACCACCTCCACCGCCACCTCCTGGAGGTCGAGCTCCTGGCCCTCCACCTCCGCCTGGAACTCCTGGTGGTGCACCTCCTCCACCTCCACCCTTGGGTGCCAGAGCAGGTGACATGAGAGGAAGAGGGCGTGGGCTCTCGCGTCCAGCAGCGGCTACAGCACCTCGGAGATCTTCCTTAAAGCCTTTACATTGGAGCAAGGTCACGAGGGCAATACAAGGAAGCTTGTGGGAAGAATTGCAAAGACATGGAGAGCCTCAAAT TGCGCCAGAATTTGATGTGTCAGAACTTGAGACTCTTTTCTCTGCAGTTGTTCCTAAACCTGCTGATTCAGGGGGTAAATCTGGAGGGCGGCGCAAGTCAGTTGGATCAAAAACTGACAAAGTCCACCTG ATTGACTTGAGGAGGGCCAACAACACTGAAATTATGCTCACTAAAGTTAAGATGCCACTTTCTGATATGATG GCTGCAGTGCTAGCGATGGATGATACGGTATTAGATGTTGATCAGGTGGAAAATCTCATAAAATTTTGTCCAACTAAAGAGGAAATGGAACTTCTCAAG GGCTACACTGGTGACAAGGAGAATCTAGGGAAGTGTGAACAG TACTTCTTGGAGCTGATGAAAGTGCCACGAGTAGAGTCAAAATTAAGAGTGTTTTCTTTCAAGATTCAGTTTGGCTCTCAGGTTTGGCG ATTTCTGAATTTAAGAAGAGCTTAA